From the genome of Synchiropus splendidus isolate RoL2022-P1 chromosome 17, RoL_Sspl_1.0, whole genome shotgun sequence, one region includes:
- the synj1 gene encoding synaptojanin-1 isoform X7, whose protein sequence is MAFSKGYRIYHKLDPPPYSVIVETRAREECLMFESGAVAVLSAAEKEAIRNTYTKIVDAYGILGVLRLNLGDSMLHSLVVVTGCSSVGKVQESEVFRVTQTDFISLNNDPADEERIAEVRKVLNSGHFYFAWSSSGISMDLSLNAHRRILEDTTDNRFFWNQSLHLHLKHYGVNCDDWLLRLMCGGVEIRTIYAGHKQAKACIFSRLSSERAGTRFNVRGTNDDGQVANFVETEQVIFLDDKVSSFIQIRGSIPLFWEQPGIQLPDIFGQVGSHRVKLSRGFEANAPAFERHFTALRRLYGKQVIINLLGSKEGEHMLSKAFQSHLKASEHAAAVKMVNFDYHQNVKGGKADKLHSILKPQLSKFTEECGFFSYTGESGIARTQGGTIRTNCLDCLDRTNSVQAFFALEMLPKQLEEMGLTEKPQLVARFQEVFRTMWSANGDSVSKIYAGTGALDGKAKAGKLKDGARSVTRTIQNNFFDSSKQEAIDILRLGSTLNSDLADKARALLTTSSLYVTEPVLQSASPRVLLGMCQNFHKYTRPKQIRVCVGTWNVNGGKQFRSIAFRNQTLNDWLLDAPVKAGLPEFQGTKGGPIDIFAIGFEEMVELNAGNIVSASTTNQKLWAAELQKNISRDHKYVLLASEQLVGVCLFVFIRPQHAPFIRDVAVDTVKTGMGGATGNKGGVAIRLLFHTTSICFVCSHFAAGQSQVKERNDDYNEITRKLSFPMGRLLYSHDYVFWCGDFNYRINLPNEEVKELIRQQNWDALTAGDQLVEQKNNGLVFRGFVEGKLDFAPTYKYDLFSEDYDTSEKCRTPAWTDRILWKRRKWNFDKTAEEMNVVGAASKAGESEEDPDHAWSPGTLKYYGRAELKTSDHRPVVAVIDVDILEVDPEARHQVYKDVIALQGPPDGTVLVSLCSSGPDDYFDDALIDELLDKFANFGEVILIRFVEEKMWVTFLEGYSALAALSLSASTVLGKVIDIRLKSPGWIKSLEEEMSVERICGSIPTSASSTLLAEDADMGDDDYDMEGEVDEELEEILPQHLQPGAGSGPGTSPLPSPRSSPCPSPTHGEPAAPSRPSRSTPPARPTQGLPLDLQPGAPTSSLGLEPKRPPPPRPNAPPARPAPPQRPPPPSGSKSPALSRPDSAAGRGSGPPGPAGASRPNIPPRAGVISMPPQSRPTPPSHPGAPRPAPELHPGAPRPVPDSHPGAPRPIPAKPGDPPPMGAAVRPQAPPSTQPLPAPLQPTLAAPLQPQPAPTPGLSSPKPPPRSRSSHALPPEAARSESAAQTNGLNGVREAQRTFHPSHRSDSSSSSLPWKTTQSLTRGSSLRAPPPVPLTLPCSAPEPSSSSSRASASCLLPPPPALPRSRSQEALRASSPSLFQLQPLPARPSSTNPFLGPTAAAAAPQQSRTDVPRSLAAFPQPLVPLPAAAPPLQPQQAAAPLKPFSPPPLSVPQPWVTFDDDLDFLPRTPTQVPQNPGAPEPDWLWSLGSLPPPVPSRTAPSEGQLPGGVSPWDSTER, encoded by the exons CCTCGTCTGGGATCAGCATGGACCTGAGTCTGAATGCTCATCGTAGGATCCTGGAAGACACGACAGATAACCGATTCTTTTG GAACCAGTCTTTGCATCTTCACCTCAAACACTACGGCGTGAACTGCGACGACTGGCTTCTCCGGCTGATGTGTGGAGGCGTGGAGATCAGAACAATATATGCGGGTCACAAACAGGCCAAGGCCTGCATTTTCTCTCGCCTCAGTTCTGAGCGTGCCGGCACACGGTTCAATGTCCGAGGAACCAATGACGACGGACAGGTTGCCAACTTTGTGGAAACAGAACAG GTGATTTTTCTGGATGACAAGGTGTCATCCTTCATTCAGATCCGTGGGTCGATCCCTCTTTTCTGGGAACAGCCAGGAATCCAG CTCCCAGACATCTTTGGTCAG GTCGGCTCTCATCGGGTCAAACTCTCCAGGGGGTTTGAGGCAAATGCCCCGGCGTTTGAAAG GCACTTCACTGCTCTGCGGAGGTTGTACGGCAAACAGGTGATCATCAACCTGCTCGGGAGCAAAGAGGGGGAGCACATGCTGAGCAAGGCTTTTCAG AGTCACTTGAAGGCTTCGGAGCATGCAGCAGCTGTAAAAATGGTCAACTTTGATTATCACCAAAATGTCAAGGGCGGTAAAGCCGACAAACTGCACAGCATCCTCAAACCTCAGCTCAGCAAATTCACAGAGGAGTGTGGATTCTTCTCCTACACCGGAGAGAGTGGCATCGCCAG GACTCAAGGAGGCACCATTAGGACCAACTGTTTGGACTGTTTAGACAGAACCAATAGTGTCCAGGCGTTCTTTGCACTTGAG ATGCTGCCAAAGCAGTTGGAGGAAATGGGCCTGACTGAGAAGCCACAGCTTGTGGCCCGCTTCCAGGAGGTATTCAGGACCATGTGGTCTGCAAATGGAGATTCCGTCAGTAAGATCTACGCCGGTACTGGCGCGCTTGATGGCAAGGCCAAG GCGGGAAAGCTTAAAGACGGCGCTCGGTCTGTGACGAGGACGATCCAAAACAACTTCTTCGACAGTTCTAAACAGGAAGCCATTGATATTCTGCGTCTGGGCTCCACGCTGAACAGCGACCTGGCTGACAAAGCACGGGCTTTGCTCACCACCTCCAGTCTCTATG TCACTGAGCCCGTCTTGCAGTCAG CCTCCCCGAGAGTCCTGCTTGGAATGTGCCAGAACTTCCATAAATACACTCGGCCCAAACAGATCCGAGTTTGTGTCGGCACCTGGAATGTCAACGGAGGTAAACAGTTCCGGAGCATTGCCTTCCGCAACCAGACTCTCAATGATTGGCTGCTGGACGCTCCAGTGAAGGCAGGGCTCCCTGAGTTCCAGG GCACTAAAGGCGGCCCAATTGATATCTTTGCCATTGGATTTGAAGAAATGGTGGAACTGAATGCAGGAAATATCGTCAGTGCCAG CACTACAAACCAGAAACTGTGGGCCGCTGAGCTTCAGAAGAACATTTCGCGCGACCACAAGTATGTGCTGCTGGCTTCAGAGCAGCTGGTCGGCGTCTGTCTTTTCGTTTTCATTCGTCCTCAGCACGCGCCCTTCATCAG AGATGTTGCAGTAGACACAGTCAAAACCGGAATGGGCGGAGCTACTGGCAATAAAGGTGGCGTGGCCATTCGCCTTCTCTTCCATACCACTAGCATCTGCTTCGTGTGCTCCCACTTTGCCGCTGGCCAGTCACAAGTGAAGGAGCGGAATGACGACTACAATGAGATCACCCGCAAACTCAGCTTTCCCATG GGTCGTCTGTTGTACTCCCACGACTACGTGTTCTGGTGTGGAGACTTCAACTACCGGATCAACCTGCCCAATGAGGAAGTGAAAGAGCTGATCAGGCAGCAGAACTGGGACGCCTTGACAGCCGGGGACCAGCTGGTGGAGCAGAAGAATAACGGCTTG GTTTTCCGAGGCTTCGTGGAGGGAAAGTTGGATTTCGCACCAACCTACAAGTATGACCTCTTCTCAGAGGACTACGACACCAGCGAGAAGTGTCGCACACCGGCGTGGACTGACCGCAttctgtggaagaggaggaagtggaactttgataaaacag CGGAAGAGATGAATGTTGTTGGAGCAGCCTCCAAagctggcgagtctgaggaagaTCCAGACCATGCATGGAGCCCAGGAACTCTGAAGTATTACGGCAGGGCAGAGCTCAAGACCTCGGACCACAG GCCTGTTGTGGCAGTCATTGATGTGGACATCCTGGAGGTGGACCCAGAAGCCCGGCACCAGGTTTACAAGGACGTCATCGCCTTGCAGGGGCCTCCAGACGGCACCGtgctggtgtccctctgctcctcTGGTCCCGACGACTACTTTGATGATGCGCTTATTGATGAGCTGTTGGATAAGTTTGCTAACTTTGGAGAAGTCATCCTCATTAG GTTTGTTGAGGAGAAGATGTGGGTGACCTTCCTGGAGGGGTATTCTGCGCTGGCTGCCTTGTCCCTCAGTGCTTCCACT GTTCTGGGCAAGGTGATCGACATCCGTCTGAAGAGTCCCGGCTGGATTAagagtctggaggaggagatgagtgtGGAGAGGATCTGCGGGAGCATCCCCACCTCCGCCAGCTCCACTCTGCTTGCTGAGGATGCCGACATGGGGGACGACGATTACGATATGGAAG GCGAAGTGGACGAGGAGCTTGAAGAAATCCTTCCTCAACACCTCCAGCCGGGCGCTGGATCGGGGCCTGGAACCTCGCCCCTGCCCTCCCCCCGCAGCAGCCCCTGCCCCTCGCCGACCCACGGTGAgcctgcagctcccagcaggCCCAGTAGGTCCACTCCACCGGCCCGTCCCACCCAAG GTTTGCCTCTGGACCTCCAGCCAGGTGCCCCGACATCATCTCTGGGCCTTGAACCCAAACGCCCACCCCCCCCTCGTCCAAATGCACCCCCGGCCAGACCTGCGCCCCCCCAGCGGCCACCACCCCCGTCAG GATCAAAGAGTCCTGCTCTGTCACGGCCTGATTCTGCTGCGG GTCGTGGCTCTGGACCCCCGGGACCTGCAGGTGCCTCTCGCCCG AACATCCCCCCCAGGGCTGGTGTCATCAGCATGCCTCCTCAGTCTCGCCCCACTCCTCCGTCTCATCCTGGAGCACCCAGACCCGCCCCGGAGCTTCACCCCGGAGCGCCGCGCCCCGTCCCAGACTCTCACCCCGGAGCGCCGCGCCCCATCCCGGCCAAGCCCGGTGACCCGCCACCCATGG GAGCCGCCGTGAGGCCTCAGGCCCCGCCCTCCACGCAGCCGCTGCCGGCGCCGCTGCAGCCCACTCTGGCCGCTCCTCTCCAGCCTCAGCCGGCCCCCACGCCGGGGCTGTCCTCCCCCAAACCTCCGCCCCGCTCTCGCTCCTCTCACGCTCTGCCGCCTGAGGCTGCCAGGTCTGAGAGCGCCGCTCAG ACCAACGGACTGAACGGAGTCAGAGAAGCACAACGGACGTTCCACCCCTCCCACCGCTCtgactcctcctcttcatcgctCCCCTGGAAAACCACTCAGTCCCTGACCAGAGGCTCCTCACTGAGGGCTCCGCCCCCTGTTCCGCTGACCCTCCCCTGCTCGGCGCCGgagccttcctcctcctcctcccgggCCTCGGCGTCGTGCCTGCTCCCGCCTCCTCCGGCGCTGCCCAGGAGCCGCTCGCAGGAGGCGCTGCGAGCTTCTTCGCCCAGTCTCTTCCAGCTCCAGCCTCTTCCTGCTCGACCCAGCAGCACCAACCCCTTCCTCGGGCCgacggcggcggcagcggcgcCGCAGCAGTCCAGGACAGACGTCCCCAGGAGCTTGGCTGCCTTCCCTCAGCCCCTGGTCCCCCTCCCTGCTGCGGCTCCGCCCCTCCAGCCTCAGCAGGCAGCCGCTCCTCTCAAGCCCTTCAGTCCTCCGCCTCTCTCTGTGCCCCAGCCCTGGGTCACCTTCGACGATGACCTGGACTTCCTGCCCAGGACCCCGACACAAGTCCCTCAGAATCCAGGTGCCCCGGAGCCAGACTGGCTGTGGTCCCtgggatccctccctccccctgtcCCCAGCAGAACTGCTCCCAGTGAGGGCCAGCTTCCAGGAGGCGTCTCCCCCTGGGATTCCACCGAGAGATAG
- the synj1 gene encoding synaptojanin-1 isoform X10, translating into MAFSKGYRIYHKLDPPPYSVIVETRAREECLMFESGAVAVLSAAEKEAIRNTYTKIVDAYGILGVLRLNLGDSMLHSLVVVTGCSSVGKVQESEVFRVTQTDFISLNNDPADEERIAEVRKVLNSGHFYFAWSSSGISMDLSLNAHRRILEDTTDNRFFWNQSLHLHLKHYGVNCDDWLLRLMCGGVEIRTIYAGHKQAKACIFSRLSSERAGTRFNVRGTNDDGQVANFVETEQVIFLDDKVSSFIQIRGSIPLFWEQPGIQLPDIFGQVGSHRVKLSRGFEANAPAFERHFTALRRLYGKQVIINLLGSKEGEHMLSKAFQSHLKASEHAAAVKMVNFDYHQNVKGGKADKLHSILKPQLSKFTEECGFFSYTGESGIARTQGGTIRTNCLDCLDRTNSVQAFFALEMLPKQLEEMGLTEKPQLVARFQEVFRTMWSANGDSVSKIYAGTGALDGKAKAGKLKDGARSVTRTIQNNFFDSSKQEAIDILRLGSTLNSDLADKARALLTTSSLYVTEPVLQSASPRVLLGMCQNFHKYTRPKQIRVCVGTWNVNGGKQFRSIAFRNQTLNDWLLDAPVKAGLPEFQGTKGGPIDIFAIGFEEMVELNAGNIVSASTTNQKLWAAELQKNISRDHKYVLLASEQLVGVCLFVFIRPQHAPFIRDVAVDTVKTGMGGATGNKGGVAIRLLFHTTSICFVCSHFAAGQSQVKERNDDYNEITRKLSFPMGRLLYSHDYVFWCGDFNYRINLPNEEVKELIRQQNWDALTAGDQLVEQKNNGLVFRGFVEGKLDFAPTYKYDLFSEDYDTSEKCRTPAWTDRILWKRRKWNFDKTAEEMNVVGAASKAGESEEDPDHAWSPGTLKYYGRAELKTSDHRPVVAVIDVDILEVDPEARHQVYKDVIALQGPPDGTVLVSLCSSGPDDYFDDALIDELLDKFANFGEVILIRFVEEKMWVTFLEGYSALAALSLSASTVLGKVIDIRLKSPGWIKSLEEEMSVERICGSIPTSASSTLLAEDADMGDDDYDMEGEVDEELEEILPQHLQPGAGSGPGTSPLPSPRSSPCPSPTHGEPAAPSRPSRSTPPARPTQGLPLDLQPGAPTSSLGLEPKRPPPPRPNAPPARPAPPQRPPPPSGRGSGPPGPAGASRPNIPPRAGVISMPPQSRPTPPSHPGAPRPAPELHPGAPRPVPDSHPGAPRPIPAKPGDPPPMGAAVRPQAPPSTQPLPAPLQPTLAAPLQPQPAPTPGLSSPKPPPRSRSSHALPPEAARSESAAQTNGLNGVREAQRTFHPSHRSDSSSSSLPWKTTQSLTRGSSLRAPPPVPLTLPCSAPEPSSSSSRASASCLLPPPPALPRSRSQEALRASSPSLFQLQPLPARPSSTNPFLGPTAAAAAPQQSRTDVPRSLAAFPQPLVPLPAAAPPLQPQQAAAPLKPFSPPPLSVPQPWVTFDDDLDFLPRTPTQVPQNPGAPEPDWLWSLGSLPPPVPSRTAPSEGQLPGGVSPWDSTER; encoded by the exons CCTCGTCTGGGATCAGCATGGACCTGAGTCTGAATGCTCATCGTAGGATCCTGGAAGACACGACAGATAACCGATTCTTTTG GAACCAGTCTTTGCATCTTCACCTCAAACACTACGGCGTGAACTGCGACGACTGGCTTCTCCGGCTGATGTGTGGAGGCGTGGAGATCAGAACAATATATGCGGGTCACAAACAGGCCAAGGCCTGCATTTTCTCTCGCCTCAGTTCTGAGCGTGCCGGCACACGGTTCAATGTCCGAGGAACCAATGACGACGGACAGGTTGCCAACTTTGTGGAAACAGAACAG GTGATTTTTCTGGATGACAAGGTGTCATCCTTCATTCAGATCCGTGGGTCGATCCCTCTTTTCTGGGAACAGCCAGGAATCCAG CTCCCAGACATCTTTGGTCAG GTCGGCTCTCATCGGGTCAAACTCTCCAGGGGGTTTGAGGCAAATGCCCCGGCGTTTGAAAG GCACTTCACTGCTCTGCGGAGGTTGTACGGCAAACAGGTGATCATCAACCTGCTCGGGAGCAAAGAGGGGGAGCACATGCTGAGCAAGGCTTTTCAG AGTCACTTGAAGGCTTCGGAGCATGCAGCAGCTGTAAAAATGGTCAACTTTGATTATCACCAAAATGTCAAGGGCGGTAAAGCCGACAAACTGCACAGCATCCTCAAACCTCAGCTCAGCAAATTCACAGAGGAGTGTGGATTCTTCTCCTACACCGGAGAGAGTGGCATCGCCAG GACTCAAGGAGGCACCATTAGGACCAACTGTTTGGACTGTTTAGACAGAACCAATAGTGTCCAGGCGTTCTTTGCACTTGAG ATGCTGCCAAAGCAGTTGGAGGAAATGGGCCTGACTGAGAAGCCACAGCTTGTGGCCCGCTTCCAGGAGGTATTCAGGACCATGTGGTCTGCAAATGGAGATTCCGTCAGTAAGATCTACGCCGGTACTGGCGCGCTTGATGGCAAGGCCAAG GCGGGAAAGCTTAAAGACGGCGCTCGGTCTGTGACGAGGACGATCCAAAACAACTTCTTCGACAGTTCTAAACAGGAAGCCATTGATATTCTGCGTCTGGGCTCCACGCTGAACAGCGACCTGGCTGACAAAGCACGGGCTTTGCTCACCACCTCCAGTCTCTATG TCACTGAGCCCGTCTTGCAGTCAG CCTCCCCGAGAGTCCTGCTTGGAATGTGCCAGAACTTCCATAAATACACTCGGCCCAAACAGATCCGAGTTTGTGTCGGCACCTGGAATGTCAACGGAGGTAAACAGTTCCGGAGCATTGCCTTCCGCAACCAGACTCTCAATGATTGGCTGCTGGACGCTCCAGTGAAGGCAGGGCTCCCTGAGTTCCAGG GCACTAAAGGCGGCCCAATTGATATCTTTGCCATTGGATTTGAAGAAATGGTGGAACTGAATGCAGGAAATATCGTCAGTGCCAG CACTACAAACCAGAAACTGTGGGCCGCTGAGCTTCAGAAGAACATTTCGCGCGACCACAAGTATGTGCTGCTGGCTTCAGAGCAGCTGGTCGGCGTCTGTCTTTTCGTTTTCATTCGTCCTCAGCACGCGCCCTTCATCAG AGATGTTGCAGTAGACACAGTCAAAACCGGAATGGGCGGAGCTACTGGCAATAAAGGTGGCGTGGCCATTCGCCTTCTCTTCCATACCACTAGCATCTGCTTCGTGTGCTCCCACTTTGCCGCTGGCCAGTCACAAGTGAAGGAGCGGAATGACGACTACAATGAGATCACCCGCAAACTCAGCTTTCCCATG GGTCGTCTGTTGTACTCCCACGACTACGTGTTCTGGTGTGGAGACTTCAACTACCGGATCAACCTGCCCAATGAGGAAGTGAAAGAGCTGATCAGGCAGCAGAACTGGGACGCCTTGACAGCCGGGGACCAGCTGGTGGAGCAGAAGAATAACGGCTTG GTTTTCCGAGGCTTCGTGGAGGGAAAGTTGGATTTCGCACCAACCTACAAGTATGACCTCTTCTCAGAGGACTACGACACCAGCGAGAAGTGTCGCACACCGGCGTGGACTGACCGCAttctgtggaagaggaggaagtggaactttgataaaacag CGGAAGAGATGAATGTTGTTGGAGCAGCCTCCAAagctggcgagtctgaggaagaTCCAGACCATGCATGGAGCCCAGGAACTCTGAAGTATTACGGCAGGGCAGAGCTCAAGACCTCGGACCACAG GCCTGTTGTGGCAGTCATTGATGTGGACATCCTGGAGGTGGACCCAGAAGCCCGGCACCAGGTTTACAAGGACGTCATCGCCTTGCAGGGGCCTCCAGACGGCACCGtgctggtgtccctctgctcctcTGGTCCCGACGACTACTTTGATGATGCGCTTATTGATGAGCTGTTGGATAAGTTTGCTAACTTTGGAGAAGTCATCCTCATTAG GTTTGTTGAGGAGAAGATGTGGGTGACCTTCCTGGAGGGGTATTCTGCGCTGGCTGCCTTGTCCCTCAGTGCTTCCACT GTTCTGGGCAAGGTGATCGACATCCGTCTGAAGAGTCCCGGCTGGATTAagagtctggaggaggagatgagtgtGGAGAGGATCTGCGGGAGCATCCCCACCTCCGCCAGCTCCACTCTGCTTGCTGAGGATGCCGACATGGGGGACGACGATTACGATATGGAAG GCGAAGTGGACGAGGAGCTTGAAGAAATCCTTCCTCAACACCTCCAGCCGGGCGCTGGATCGGGGCCTGGAACCTCGCCCCTGCCCTCCCCCCGCAGCAGCCCCTGCCCCTCGCCGACCCACGGTGAgcctgcagctcccagcaggCCCAGTAGGTCCACTCCACCGGCCCGTCCCACCCAAG GTTTGCCTCTGGACCTCCAGCCAGGTGCCCCGACATCATCTCTGGGCCTTGAACCCAAACGCCCACCCCCCCCTCGTCCAAATGCACCCCCGGCCAGACCTGCGCCCCCCCAGCGGCCACCACCCCCGTCAG GTCGTGGCTCTGGACCCCCGGGACCTGCAGGTGCCTCTCGCCCG AACATCCCCCCCAGGGCTGGTGTCATCAGCATGCCTCCTCAGTCTCGCCCCACTCCTCCGTCTCATCCTGGAGCACCCAGACCCGCCCCGGAGCTTCACCCCGGAGCGCCGCGCCCCGTCCCAGACTCTCACCCCGGAGCGCCGCGCCCCATCCCGGCCAAGCCCGGTGACCCGCCACCCATGG GAGCCGCCGTGAGGCCTCAGGCCCCGCCCTCCACGCAGCCGCTGCCGGCGCCGCTGCAGCCCACTCTGGCCGCTCCTCTCCAGCCTCAGCCGGCCCCCACGCCGGGGCTGTCCTCCCCCAAACCTCCGCCCCGCTCTCGCTCCTCTCACGCTCTGCCGCCTGAGGCTGCCAGGTCTGAGAGCGCCGCTCAG ACCAACGGACTGAACGGAGTCAGAGAAGCACAACGGACGTTCCACCCCTCCCACCGCTCtgactcctcctcttcatcgctCCCCTGGAAAACCACTCAGTCCCTGACCAGAGGCTCCTCACTGAGGGCTCCGCCCCCTGTTCCGCTGACCCTCCCCTGCTCGGCGCCGgagccttcctcctcctcctcccgggCCTCGGCGTCGTGCCTGCTCCCGCCTCCTCCGGCGCTGCCCAGGAGCCGCTCGCAGGAGGCGCTGCGAGCTTCTTCGCCCAGTCTCTTCCAGCTCCAGCCTCTTCCTGCTCGACCCAGCAGCACCAACCCCTTCCTCGGGCCgacggcggcggcagcggcgcCGCAGCAGTCCAGGACAGACGTCCCCAGGAGCTTGGCTGCCTTCCCTCAGCCCCTGGTCCCCCTCCCTGCTGCGGCTCCGCCCCTCCAGCCTCAGCAGGCAGCCGCTCCTCTCAAGCCCTTCAGTCCTCCGCCTCTCTCTGTGCCCCAGCCCTGGGTCACCTTCGACGATGACCTGGACTTCCTGCCCAGGACCCCGACACAAGTCCCTCAGAATCCAGGTGCCCCGGAGCCAGACTGGCTGTGGTCCCtgggatccctccctccccctgtcCCCAGCAGAACTGCTCCCAGTGAGGGCCAGCTTCCAGGAGGCGTCTCCCCCTGGGATTCCACCGAGAGATAG